The following coding sequences are from one Vibrio syngnathi window:
- a CDS encoding TetR/AcrR family transcriptional regulator encodes MITKRQKILDAALLLFSQQGLEGTSTGQIAKTAGVAKATLFHHFENKSLLIDELFRELKIELFSTLDQHTEIAEQDRYQAFKFMWITGLEWALENPVAMKFFTNVHFDPTTQTREVIVSKMFASLDEVILKGQETGELMVLDINLVRHFIHSHFLICANWLTEQNELPPEQSAKYISDSFDMCWRAVGGQKL; translated from the coding sequence ATGATCACTAAAAGACAAAAAATCCTAGATGCTGCGCTTCTGCTCTTCTCTCAACAAGGGCTAGAGGGCACATCTACAGGACAAATAGCGAAAACAGCAGGCGTCGCAAAAGCGACACTGTTTCACCACTTCGAGAACAAATCTCTACTGATTGATGAACTGTTTCGTGAACTGAAAATAGAGCTATTTTCTACCCTTGACCAGCACACAGAAATCGCTGAACAAGATCGCTACCAAGCCTTTAAGTTCATGTGGATCACAGGGCTTGAATGGGCGCTAGAAAATCCAGTTGCGATGAAGTTTTTCACCAATGTTCATTTCGACCCAACGACTCAAACTCGAGAAGTCATCGTCTCAAAGATGTTCGCATCGTTAGACGAGGTCATTTTGAAAGGACAGGAAACTGGTGAGCTGATGGTGTTAGACATCAACCTTGTTAGGCACTTCATCCACAGCCACTTTTTGATTTGTGCAAACTGGTTGACTGAGCAGAATGAGTTACCACCAGAGCAGTCAGCCAAGTACATCAGCGATAGCTTTGACATGTGCTGGCGTGCCGTCGGTGGGCAGAAACTGTAA
- a CDS encoding coniferyl aldehyde dehydrogenase, with amino-acid sequence MSHNLDLEPTTSNINDMDKIFNRQKNHYRSNVNPTLEQRRKNLSELKALLMRYQGQLIEAVSEDYGHRAKHDSLIADITPSLHQINYSLKNLKKWLKPSRRKAGLMLTPAKITVHYQPVGVVGIIVPWNFPVMLSLGPLITALAAGNTAMLKMSEFTPATNRVLKAMLAEGFNEDQVAIIEGEADVSAKFSQLPFDHILFTGSTVVGKHVMRAAADNLTPVTLELGGKSPTIIAPDFDVADAVERILFAKSLNAGQICVAPDYILLPRDKTDEFITAYKRYFKKLYKAGIESKDLTSVINMRQYNRLKGVIEDAQAKGAVVHTVTEQAQDDVNHRMTPHLLTEVNDDMVAMQEELFGPILPIVPYDSIEEAISYITARERPLALYLMSHTKETQDQFLSNTHSGGVCINDSLVHVAAEDAPFGGIGPSGMGHYHGIEGFKTFSHAKTVLSRGKINFTKLMHPPYNNPIKKLMFKVLNR; translated from the coding sequence ATCTAGACCTTGAACCAACCACGTCGAACATCAACGACATGGATAAAATATTCAACCGACAAAAAAATCACTACCGCAGTAATGTTAATCCAACGCTTGAGCAGAGAAGAAAAAACCTCTCGGAATTAAAAGCGTTGCTAATGCGCTACCAAGGGCAATTGATTGAGGCGGTGTCTGAAGATTATGGCCATCGTGCAAAACATGACAGCTTGATTGCTGATATCACCCCTTCTCTTCACCAGATCAATTACAGCCTGAAGAACCTTAAGAAATGGTTGAAGCCATCTCGCAGAAAAGCAGGCTTAATGCTGACACCCGCGAAGATCACCGTTCATTATCAACCAGTTGGTGTTGTCGGTATCATTGTTCCTTGGAACTTCCCGGTGATGCTCTCTTTAGGGCCCCTCATCACGGCGCTGGCGGCAGGTAATACTGCAATGCTCAAGATGTCTGAGTTCACTCCAGCGACCAACCGAGTTTTAAAAGCCATGTTGGCTGAAGGATTTAACGAAGATCAGGTTGCGATTATCGAAGGCGAAGCAGATGTTTCTGCTAAATTTAGTCAGCTCCCGTTTGACCATATTCTATTTACTGGCTCGACTGTTGTGGGTAAGCACGTAATGAGAGCAGCAGCCGACAACTTAACGCCAGTAACTTTGGAGTTAGGCGGCAAATCTCCAACCATCATTGCCCCTGACTTTGATGTGGCTGACGCCGTTGAACGCATCCTGTTTGCAAAAAGCTTAAACGCTGGCCAGATTTGCGTGGCACCCGATTACATATTATTGCCGCGAGATAAAACGGACGAGTTCATCACTGCCTATAAACGTTATTTCAAGAAACTGTATAAAGCAGGTATTGAGAGTAAGGACTTAACTTCTGTCATCAATATGCGCCAATACAATCGCTTGAAAGGTGTGATTGAAGACGCGCAAGCGAAAGGCGCGGTTGTTCACACGGTGACAGAACAAGCACAAGATGATGTGAACCACAGAATGACACCACACCTTCTCACCGAAGTGAATGACGACATGGTCGCGATGCAAGAAGAGTTGTTTGGCCCTATTCTGCCTATCGTGCCTTATGATTCTATTGAAGAAGCGATCAGCTACATCACAGCAAGAGAACGTCCACTTGCTTTGTACCTGATGAGCCATACTAAAGAAACCCAAGACCAGTTCTTGTCGAACACACATTCCGGTGGCGTTTGCATTAACGACTCTTTAGTACATGTGGCAGCAGAAGACGCGCCGTTCGGTGGCATCGGCCCTTCAGGCATGGGTCACTACCACGGCATCGAAGGCTTCAAGACCTTTAGTCATGCCAAAACCGTTCTAAGTAGAGGAAAAATCAACTTCACCAAGTTAATGCATCCTCCTTACAACAACCCAATCAAAAAACTGATGTTCAAAGTACTCAATCGATGA